The Anas platyrhynchos isolate ZD024472 breed Pekin duck chromosome 32, IASCAAS_PekinDuck_T2T, whole genome shotgun sequence genomic sequence gtccacttgcctggtagacataaaagttcttccttgaagggatacctttccctcacagctgagaggagacacctccagaggctggtggattgtgctccatctgcaattgctttgtcaatgcctgcgTCTCTAGCAAGGGATGCCAGTcatctggcttccctgccgtctaattccacacaattggctccaatgtcccagcaccggagcagccaggtgacaagctgctcacctatacaacaaccaaaatcttttcgcacatctcgtagctcaaGCTTGTATAGGTTttgggtagttactgttgatttttcggcatcctcatcttcctcctccctgaatGCAAACATTCATCTGGCTTTCCCATGTTGCTCCCATGTTGACATTTCCGTGCCTTCATTGATGTCTGTACCTGCTCCAATTGTGTCCTAAAAAACAAATCCCTGGACTCATAACAGATTCCCTTCAGGTAACTTCTGACAACATAGCACATCCCTTCCACTACCTTATCTTCCCTCtcttccccaccccaccccgcaAAGCTTCCCTTTGAGGCAGGTTTTTTCTCAGATGTTTTTTCACATGACCAAGGAAAGTTCCAACAACTCAGAAACCATCCTTCACACAGGCATCCACACCCATCGGCCTTCCTGGGGCCTGTCAGCTGACCAGACACAAGAAACCTCACCATGATCTTCCAGGCTACGTGGCCTTCCTGATGGTCTTTCAGCTCCTCAGATAGACACAACTaagctgcatgcctgctgcaCCCCAGTCATGTACTTAGGCACAAGACATTTGACAACCCACAGCCAAGGCAGTTTCTGCATGGGCCTTTCAGGTATTTGGGCAGAGGGCATCACACAAGCaccatgccagccaggtgccttctgctggcctgtgAGAGATGCTGGCAGATGTGAGCCAAAAAGCCCATTTGGAGCCAGGAGATAAGGGTTTACCTGGtagctacttcagaaagatgggacctcccagtcccttgccCAGCCATCCTCCTGCTGCTTATGAATTAGATCTTGCCTTCTAGGTTAGGGGTTGAGCAGTGTCTTAGAGGGAGGCTTCGGTGTAGTGCTTTGGGCAGACAGTCAGTGTTTAGGGTATGAGCTAGATCTCTGGTTAGGGTTACATTATGTGCTTTGTTACAGGACAAGGGTTGGTGTTAAGGATGGCAATTTAATGCTAGAGATTAAGGGCTAGGGATGAGGGTAATCAATTGGTTAACACTAATGGTAGCGGGTGATGTGCTTGGGGCTCTTTGATAAAGGTAGGATTTGAAGTTGGGGATTAGAGCAGTGGATTCCTTCCATGGTGAAGAATAGTAATTAGGGTAACACTAGGCTTTAATGTTCCTGGTTAGAAATATTACCAAGGTATAACCTGAATATTTTCCCAATGAGTACTGCAGAACCATCAGCCTTACCTGAACAATAGTCACTTCttcaaaatctttcctttctgttagccAAGCCAATTTTctctcccccaaatctcccacGTTTATTCTTCCAGATTTCCCCTGACCTCCCCAAATGCATCACCCTGTTGGAGGCAGCTTTTTGATGGCCTTTATGACCTCGGAgtctctgcctccctgctgttggcCAGACAGGTATGGGACAGAATTGACatcacagccagcatccacagggctgcaaggagctgttgtgctcaggaggcctcttcccagcccctctcctcctcctcagatgTAGTCATTTAGTGTCAATAGCTGGAGGAACAATAAACTCTGTGAGGTGGGAGGAGagcccagtgctgggagcaCTGGTTGTGAGGGGCAGCTCTGGGACTATTGTACTGAGGCAGGATCTCCCAGGGTGTCCAGAGAAAAAGGGCCCAGAcaagcccctgctctgctggtccTCCCTGACTCTTGTAGGAGGCCAACCTAGCCCAGCCCCTCCCTAGCTCTCCACACCTCCCTGTGCATCAAATGGAAGAGTGGAGGTCAGTGACAGTGTCTCTGCTGTTGCCATCTGCAGGAGATTCCCCTCCCACAGGCATCCTGCAGACCCCCAGGCCAGCCCcactccccagcacagcaccacactgctgCCCCTGGGGCTCCTCAAGCAGcaccactgcacacacacagtgccagctctgctcccaggacaccccatgtcccacacagccttgccccagcccagcacctctgggctggcctgagcagccattcctgcagctcctgcccattCTGCCCACAGCCCGacagctggcggtgctgctctgcagagcgagggggctgtggtgtgcGGGGCCATGGGGGaactctgcagggccatgctggtcaggctggggaggcagagccagctggtggGGGGCACTGCCACTGACTGTCTCCCACACAAGTGGTTCTTTGACCATGGAGGGTGCACACAGATAGCCAGActtcttcagagtcagagacatagaagagaaataaacaaagcaaggaGTCTCCTTTGAGTCTGTCCCTTTGCAATATCCATGAGAGCAGGTCTGGGAGAAGTGCTGATCCTTCAGGCACTGCTCTCGGCATATCCCCTTTTATGCTGGAGATGCTGGTACGGAGTCAGCTGTGTTAGAGAAGTGCCCCTGGCCTGCCCTGCCTGTGGACACAGGACAGCCACACAGACAGCCGCACAGCAGCACGTTGAGCAAGCGACAAGAGCAATCAGTCCTCACAGCAACACGAGATTTCAGAAGGAGAATGTCGAAGGTTAAAGAGAGTATCTCAGGAAAGACCAAACCCTGGAACAACCtgacagtgctgctgtgccagaaCTCTTTTTCCCTTCATCTCTGCACACAGTCAAGTGCCAGTGCAGCTTTCACATGGGTCTCCAAGAAAGGATCCCAGGCAAGCAAGACACTTCAGaatctatttctttatttaaagacTCAGAGATCCTGGATCCTCATTTAACCAGAGGCTGAAATCATAGGAGAAAGGTAGATAATGAAATGGAAGGGGATGAAAAATCAAATTTCTTCATATTGTATTGTGTTAAATTATGAGTGAGATGCAGAAGAAGACAGGCAGTCTGTTGCTTGTCTTAGCAAAAAAATACTCAGTGATCAGTTTCCACACTGcatccttcagctcctggttcctcatgctgtagatgaaggggttcactgctgcaggcaccactgagtacagaactgccagcaaaagattcagggaTGAGGAAGACATACTGAGTGGTTTCAGGTAGGAAAATATAGCAGCGCTGATGAACAGGGAAACCACAACCaagtgagggaggcatgtggaaaaggctttgtgtcggCCCTGCTGTGAAGGGATACTCAGCACTGctctgaagatctgcacataagaCAGCACaatggaaatgaaacaaacaaataataaacaagCACTAACCACAATAAGTTTAGCCTCTTTGATGTAAGCATCTgaacaggagagcttgaggatctggggaatttcacagaagaactggtccagggcatttccctggcagaggggcagtgaaaatgtattggcagtgtgcagcagagcataaAGAAaagcactgccccaggcagctgctgtcatgttgacacaagttctgctaTCCATTAttgtcccgtagtgcaggggtttgcagatggcaatgtagcggtcataggccatgatggtgaggaGAGAAACCTCTGCTGtgacaaaagcaacaaacatAAAGACCTGAATAGCACAGCCTGCATAGGTAATGGTTGTTGTGTCCCACAcagaattggccatggctttgggaacagtggtggagatgcagcccaggtcgaggagggcgaggttgaagaggaagaagtacatgggggtgtggaggcggtggtcgcaggctacggctgtgaggatgagaccgttgcccaggagggcagccaggtagatgcccaggaagagcccaaagtgcaggagctgcagtttGCGTGTGTCTGCAAacggcaggaggaggaactctgtggggaaggTGTTGTTCGACATTTAATGCCTCGGGATTTGCAGACCTgctctaggagaaaaaaaaagtgacaagtTAAGAAGACATCTCTGAGCAAAACCCAGTCCTCCTCTCACAGAAATTACCCTTCTCTGATCTGAATGAGGAATGAGTCAGCTCATCTCCAACCCTCCCAAGTGGATGACAGGCGTGTCTGACAGTTTAAAATGAAGCTTGGGAACCTTGTTCTCAAAAAGATGCCCTCAGGGCAGGGCCCAGCATTCCATGTCAGAACAGAAGCTTACACCCACCTGCACCCCAGACAAGAGAGTAGGAGACCCACACACAGGTggataaataagaaagaatattaCAATGCTCTGACCTGGTGACAGACAGAAAGGCAGATGGGTATGCAGGGAAGCCTTCAGCTTACAAACTTGCATGCCACCTTTGGAAGTGGCACTGCAGGGCAGGTACTCTTAGTCTCATTCTTGTGCATCACACTGCAGGACActggctcctctcctctctgggAGGTAcagctgaggaggaggtggctcaTGCCCTAAAGCCCCTGAGGGCAGAGACTGTGCTGGgtggcagaggagagcagggggttGCTGCAGAGAAGGGGCCTGCACTGCAGGCCTGGCAGGGAGTGCCTGAATCCCCCCCTCTCTTGGTgtttcaggcagcagctccctctcgcTCCCTGCCAAGGTCTCTGATGcctggaggtgtccctgctggcagctccttccctgtccccacatctcctccctgctattgctcacagaccccattcCACCTGCTGTGTGCTCAACTCTtcaggcaggctgagtgctgagcctggcaggcagcagaggccctgccccggcacacagcccctgtggcacagcagggaccctgctctgcaccacagccctggacacccctgacTTCACCCTGTCTGCAcacccagcagccagccctgcaagAAGGAACTCTCAGGTCCTGTCCTGATAGCTTTCACAGGTAAGCCGTGCTCTGTACCTTGTTCTTCTCCTCTTATCCAAAGAAGCTCTGAGAGTCCTCCTGAAAGATCccataggctgtgggatttgccagcaaatctggagatggcaccaggaacgACAGTTGcgttgccctgcagccagagacttaccctgttcaggcctgtgaagatttctcccacTGTGAGCTCTCAGCGTCCCCCACcttcacactgcctttaactctccctcccttctctcagctgcccttgtcccctgcaggcagtgctcccagccctgctgctgtgctgtgcagaggagctcctcctgggcagagctgtctctctgcaccactGCCTGCTTGCCAGGAGCTTCCCTTGCTCCCAGGAGCCTGGCCCAGTTCAGCAGTTCTTGTCTCCCTTGAGATTTCCCTGAGGCTCCAAGGCTGACACCTCCTGCAAAGCAACAATCACTTTTGCAGAACATACTTTGAAGTCAACTGAAATAATGAAGTCATCTGAAATAATTACCAAATGTCCCTTTGAAACAGCAGAGAGAGGCTGAGTACAGAATTACGGTTAGCCCTAATAGAGTTTGATTGTCACTTAGAGGTGCAAATATTCCCTCTGGAAAAGTCTGTTAATGGCCAATAACAAATAGGACACACAGGCAGGGATGGGAAGGTGCTAGCTATGCTTGTGTGGGGCACTGATCCATATGAGGCATCTCATCTCCGGCTGGACACTCTTGATCCATGTGGTGATCCTTGTGTGATGAAGCTCCCCTCACACACCCCACAAACCCACGGGAGCTTGTTCAGTTGGTTCAGTTCAGTGTGGCCTCTATGTGTGTGAGCAGCTGGAGtgcatggagctctgcctggggatgaGTGAGGATCTGACAGTGAGCTGATGGGTCAGGAGAAAGGGAGGGTAGGGACAGGGGACATTATAGTGGGAGTCTGCTGCAGGCCACCTGATCAGCAAGACCAGCAGGTGAGGCCCTCTATAAACACATAGAAGCAGCCTCACATTCAAAAGCCCTGGTCCTCAGAAGGGACTTCAACCATCCTGGTGTCTGctggagggacagcacagcaggacaTAGTCAATCCAGGAAGGTCCTGTTATGCATTAATGATACCTTCCTTCTTCCATTGATAGCGGAGAGAAGTGCTATGCTGGACGTCGTTCTCAGCAACAaggaggggctggtggggaatgtgaagctcaagggcagcctgggctgcagtgaccatgaaatggtgcagTTTAGGATGCTAAGtgcagcaaggagggagcaCAGAAGGCTCACTaccctggacttcaggagagcagactTTAGCCTCTTGGGGCATTTCCTTTGTAGAGTCCCATGGGACAAAGCCCTTCAGGGGAGAGGGGCCCAAGGAAGCTGCTTAGTCTTCATGGATCACCTCTTCcaagctgtggtggttttacttgggtgggcagctgagctctaaCACAACCACTCTATCACTGTCCCTTCctcaaaaggaaagggggagaaaatatgatgcaaagggctcaaaggttgagagaaggacagggagagTGCTCAAAAActattgtgatgggcaaaacagactcagagtagggagatagactgtaaaatttattgcctattactagcaAGCTAAAGAGGTGAGAAACAAAGTGAAGAAAGCCCAGAACACTTTCCCCCATCTACCATCTTCCTCctcccaagcagcacaggggaacaggggaatggggtctgtggtcagtctatagaattttgtttctgaccttcttggtcactcttcccctgctccaacgTGGGATCCCTCCCATGGGATCACATCCTTCTcaaactgatcctgtgtgggcttccTACAGGCAGCaactcttccagaactgcttcagatatgggtccgtaccacggagTCCATCCCTCAGGTGcacactgctccaacctggctcccccacgggcagcagctcctgccaggtcacctgctcctgcatgggctcctctccacgggctacagctCTGGGACAGAATCTACTCTGGTGGGgttcctccacaggctgcagccttcttcagtgcaggtccacctgctccaccatggtctccttcATGGCCATTTCTCTAAGGAGGGAGCTGGTGCAAGGGATCTACAAGGTGCAACTGCAGGCTTCTGTGGAGAAGACCTTGTTTTTAATGGCTAAG encodes the following:
- the LOC140000441 gene encoding olfactory receptor 14J1-like, with protein sequence MSNNTFPTEFLLLPFADTRKLQLLHFGLFLGIYLAALLGNGLILTAVACDHRLHTPMYFFLFNLALLDLGCISTTVPKAMANSVWDTTTITYAGCAIQVFMFVAFVTAEVSLLTIMAYDRYIAICKPLHYGTIMDSRTCVNMTAAAWGSAFLYALLHTANTFSLPLCQGNALDQFFCEIPQILKLSCSDAYIKEAKLIVVSACLLFVCFISIVLSYVQIFRAVLSIPSQQGRHKAFSTCLPHLVVVSLFISAAIFSYLKPLSMSSSSLNLLLAVLYSVVPAAVNPFIYSMRNQELKDAVWKLITEYFFAKTSNRLPVFFCISLII